The genome window TCCCGGCTCGGTCCCCTCACCATGCCCTCCGCAGCGCTCCCTACCTTGGTGGCAGGTGGGCGGATGTGAGCCAGCAGCTTATAGACATTCCAGTTGTTCTGAAAGCTCCTAAAAATCGGGGAAGTTGGGGTTTTGAGACATTTTGAGGACATTGGGgttgcagggacagggacatggaggTGCCACCCACCGGCCCCGCAGCTTCACCGCATCCTCGAAGCGTCCTTCGTTCATGGCTGTGGTGACGTCCTTGGtctgggggcacagagggggaTTGGGGTGGGACTGGGATTTCCTGGGTGGGATTGGGGTGTCCTAGGATGGGATTAGGGTGTCCTGGGTAGGATTGGAGTGTTTtggatgggattggggtggaatggggtgtcctggggtgggatccatccctggggctggcttGGGGGCACTCCCTGGAGAGTTTGGGGACATCTTAGGGATGGGAACCATCTTAGGGATGGTTTGGGAACCATCCCTGGACTGGGTCTGGGGCCACTCCCGGTGTCCCCCCATTCCCACTCACCACCTGGACACATTCCATGAGGGGCAGACGCACGGCCTGGTTGCCGGACAGACTGACCACGCAGGCCGGCGTCTCCGGTGTCCCCTCCAGCAGCGCCATCACAGCCTCCACACCCATCCTGCTGGCCTGAGGGGACATCAGGGGTGTCACCTCCCAAGGGGGGCTGTCAGTCACCTCCAGGTCCCCTCCTTTGGGACTGGGGTGAGGAAGGAGGTGCCCACCAGGATGCGGTCGAAGGCTGAGGGGGTTCCCCCACGCTGGACGTGGCCCAGGATGGTCACCCTGGTGTCGTACCCCAGACGTTTCAccaccagctgcagggacacaggagagCTCTAGGACTGGCCCCAAAAAGGGAGGGGGCAAAGGGGGATGTACCCTgtgtccccccatccccactCACAGCTTTGATCTCGTCCGAGGTGATGGCCTTGCCGTGCTTGTCAATGGCACCCTCAGCCACGATGATGATGTTGAGCCTGGAGCCACCGTCACGGGTCTGGGGGGATCACAGGGTGTcaacagggatggggacagggggagatcatccatccatccatccatccatccatccatccatccatccatccatccatccatccatccatccatccatccatcatccatcccacCTCAGCCAGCCTCCTGCACAGGTGCTCCTCCCAGTTGTCCTCGGGGGGTGACTCAGGGATGAAAACCCAATCAGCACCGCAGGCCAGGGCTGTGATCAGCGCCAGGTACCTGAAATGGGGCCAAAAACTGCTTTTGAGCCACTTCccccagtttttggggtgacaaGAACCCCTCCTAGGTGCCACCAGAACGTACCCGCAGTGCCGCCCCATCACCTCCAGCACAAAAGTCCTCTGGTGGCTGCGGGGACAAGAAAGCGTCACCCACCCGAAACGGGAACACCGAGGGTCTGGGGACAACGAGGGTGTCCTTGTCACCTCTGCGCCGTGGTGGTGATGGCGTCCACGATCTCCATGATGCGGTGCAGCGCCGAGTCGGTGCCGATGGTCATGTCGGTGCCACAGAAGTCGTTGTCGATGGAGCCCACCATGCCCACAATGTTCAGGTGGCTCGAGCGCTGCGCCTCCTCTGCCGTGATGCCACCTGGGGAGGGAGTGGGCAGGAGGGAGACGCCATCCCCAGATGGTCACTTGAGGGGTAGAGGTGTCAAAGGGATTGTTTGGGGGGAAAACACTCAGCTTTGGGTGACAAAACCCCGTATTTTTGTGTAGGACACCTTGATTTTGGAAACAAAGTTTTTTTGGAATCACAAACCTTCCCACACCCTCCTTTCTGATGTGGGACCCCCCCAGAATGTCCGCTTAGGGGGAAGCAGTGCCACAAATCtctgttttgggggaaaacctCAAATTTTTGAGTGCCACACCCTGCTTTTTTTAACCAcactctcttttccttctgtatcCCCCTTTAAAACATCTTCAACAGTGCCCCAAACTTCCataattatagaaaaaaaaaaccaatttttgaGTTTCACATCCTGATTCAAAACCAAACCTTTCCACACCTCCTGTTCTCTCTGTGCCCCCCTACAAAACGTTCCCTTGGGGAGCAAAAGTGTCCTAAACTTCATAAGTAGGGAAGAACACCACATTATTATGTGcgaaaccccaaatttttgcgTGCTTTTGAACCCAAACCTCTCTCTTTTGACCCCAACCctttccctctgtccccctccctctccctcaccCCAGGGGGGTTTCGGGGctcccccggtgtccccccccATACCGGttttgagcagctctgccaggagcccGCCCCACTCGGCACGGAAGGTGTCGGCGCCGGTGAGGCTGCCATCGCCGCCGATCACACACAGGTTGGTGATGCCGCGCTTGACCAAGTTCCGCGCGGCACGCAGCCGCCCTTCGCGCGTGCGGAAATCCTGGCAGCGCGCGCTGCCGATCACCGTGCCACCCTGGGGAGGGATGGCGGGGCACGGCTGGCCTCGGGGCTGGCTGTCCGTCCCTGTGTCTATCCACCCGTCCCATCCCCGCACCTGTACCTGTGTGTCCATCCACCTATCCCATCTCCatgtccatccctgtgtccatccacCCCTCTGTCCAtccacccatcccatccccatgtccatccctctgtccatccccccatcccatccccatgtGTGTCCCTatgtccatccctgtgtccacccttccctccctccccccatcccagctctgcttttgggtcattttctgctgagcccaggctcAGACTGGAACCAGTGAGGGGCAAACTGGGACCAGTGAGGGGCATGCCCAgtgcctccccagcccaggaggggaTTCCCAAGTGTCCCCCTGTCCATGTGTtcccctgtctgtgtgtccccctATCCATGTGTCACCCTGTCCGTGTCCCTCACCAGCTGCAACATCATGGACACGCTTTCCCACGTGGCCTCCCTGATGTGGTCACCACCGTCCACCAGCCCCTGGTagccctgtggggacagagTGGACAGTGGTTCAAGGACaccttttcccaaattttgtgGTGAGGctgtggaattttggggctggggctgacaCTGACCTCACACACGAAGAACACCTTGGCCCCGGTGTAGATCCCCACGCGCACCACGGCGCGCACGGCCGCGTTCATCCCTGTGGGGCACCGCCATCATCCTGTCACCCCTTGGTGACATCCCCAAGcctctgtcacctccctgcGGCTGCCACCCCTCGGTGGACACCCCAAATCTGTCCACCCCGcgccccccctgtcccccccctCGCAGCTGCCACCGCCTGAGTTATTTTTGCCCCAGTGACCTTTGGTGGTAGCGCCTGACATGGGTGACAAACacgggggtggggggaggggacactCCGGGGGGGCCCCCATGGCCTGGCACCCCCCCACGTCTGTCCACCCCCCATCCTTAGgatccccagaaaaatcccaaatcttgGGAGGAATCCTTGGAATTTTGGGCAATCCTGATTATTTTGGCTCAGTGCCAAAGTGCCACCGGTGCCCACTTGGAGTCCCCTGCCCGGATTTTGTCACCGTTGTTTCCCTCTGCTATCCCAAAACTCCTCGAGCTCCAcccgaccccaaacccccaccaaGGTCATTCCCAGAACCTCAATCCAGGGAAAACCCTGATGGTTGTGGCATCAAAATCCCGATTTTTACCTCCAAAGGAGAGGTTTTAGGGActtgggggggatttttagggattttggggggaattttggggggaggggaggggaatttggggcgaGGATTCCGGGATCCCAAGGCATTTGCGGAGTtttgggggagaggggagaaattcggggggatctggggggattTCCAGGGATTTCAGGCTGGGGATTTCTAGGGATTTTGGATCCCGGGGGCTTTGGGGTCCTCTTACCCTGCGCGTCCCCCCCTGAGGTAAGGACGGCGATGGCTTTGCCGGCGCCCATGGTCTCGGTGTGCTGGGGTcccgcggggctcgggggcattttcctgcctggaaaaaatCGGGAAATTCGGGCAAATCCCAAGGCGGGAAGGGCGGCTCTGACCCTCCGGGTGGCGCTGCCAGCGCAGAGTGGCACCGCTGGGGAGGAACGCGGCGACACTGGGACAGCCCCGCTGCCACCGCCGGGACACTCCCGCCCGGGGGGGCGTGGGGGGACTCCTTACTGGGAGTCCTCGTTACTGGTCCCAGTCTCGATTCCCTACTGGGGCCAGGCTGTCCTTAGTGGTCCCAGCCTCCCCTTACTGATCCCAGTTTGTCTGTACTGGACCCAGTGCATATtttctctgggagctgctctgtccttCTTACTGGTGCCAGTCTCTGTTCCTTGCTGGTGCCAGTCTGTCCTTACTGGTCCCAGTTtgttttccctgccctgctctccttaATGGTCCCAGTCCCTCTTTAGCGGGGCCAGTTTGTCCTCACTGGTCCCAGTCCCTGttcccagtgggagctgctgtgtcctCCTTACTGGTGCCACTTTGTCCTTACTGGTCCCAGTTTGTTCTTACTGGTTCCAGTCTTTAGTCCCAGTGGGAGCGGCTCTGCATCCCTTACTGGTGCCAGTTTGTCCTTACTGGTGCCGCTCTGTCCTTACCGGTTCCGGTCTGGATTCCCTGTTCATCCCAGTCTCTATTCCCTGTGGTTACTGGTCTGCCCTCCTTACTGGTGCCAGTTTATCCTCCTTACTGGTCCCAGTCCATCCTTACCAGTCCCTGTCTGTGTTCCCTATGGGACTCTGCGCTCCTCACTGGCTCCAGACTGCTTTCCTTACTGGTCCCAGCCCCCATTCCCCGCCTCTCCCGTTTCCAGCTCCCCGCCGGTCCCAGTCTGGGGGCGTTACTGGTGCCAGTTGCTGTTCCCTGCTGGTTCCAGTACCTCTCCCTAACCGGTTCCAGTCCATCGCCAGTCCCGGTGCGGGGCCGTTACCGGTCCGGGTCGCTGTTCCCGGTGGgatctgctctgctttcctaACTGCTCCCAGTCCCCGTTCCCTGCCGCTGCCTCTCCCGGCTCCGGTTCCGTCCCGGTCCGCGGGCGTTACCGGTGCCGGTCCGCAGGCGTTACGGGGCCGTTAGTGGTGCCAGTCCCGCTGCCCACCGGGAGCACTGACCTGCGGAgcgccgccggcccggcccgggcgggaggaaggacagcaggaggaggaggaggagcgcGGCCACGGAGAGCGCGGCCGGGGCCACGAACCGGGACAGCGCCGGGGCCACCGGGACGGCCACCATGGCCCGGGGACAGCGCCACCATGGCCCGGACACAGCGCGGGGACACGGGCTGGGACCTGGGATTGGCCGCGGGGAGCGCTGTAATGGGATCGGGGTGACGGGATCGGCTGTAACGGGATCGCCCGTTATGGGATCAGGGTAACGGGATCGGTGTAACGGGATCGGCTGTGACGGGGTCACTGTAATGGGATCGGCTGTAACGGGATCGGCTGTAACGGGATCGCCCGTTATGGGATCAGGGTAACGGGATCGCTGTAATGGGATCGGCTGTGACGGGATCGGGGTAACGGGATCGGCTGTAATGGGATCGCCCGTTATGGGATCAGGGTAACGGGATCGGGGTAACGGGATCGGCTGTAACGGGATTGGGGTAACGGGATCGGCTGTAGGGTCCAGCTACTGTGGGATTGACTGTAATAGGATCGGCTATTATGGGATAGGCTGTACCAGTTTTGGATGTAGGGACCAGCTGTAACAGGACTGACCACAGGGAGAAACTTGGGATGGGATCAGCTGTAACGGGGCCGACTGTGACAGGATCGATCGGTGGTAGGGACTCACACACAGAGTGACCCCTCCATAGGGTCGCAGCCCCCACAGAATGACCCCCTATAGGGTCACAGCCCCCAGAGAATGACCCCCCGCCACAGAGTAACCCCTATAGGGTCACCCCCCCCCCCCGTCCAGGGCGGCCCCTCCTTTCTGGCTGCCCCCCCTGGACCTCCCAGCCGCCAGGGGGCGCTCTGCGCTTCCAGCAATGCGCGGCTCGCTCCCCTGCTCTGGCGGCACTTCCGGCAGCCCTGGCGCCGCTCACTTCCGCttccgccgcctcctcctcgcTGCCGCCGCGGAGCCCGGGAGAGCCGCGCGCGCTCGGGACGCTTCTGCTTCCATTTCCGCTTCCGgcgcggcggccgggccggctGAGGCGAGAgaagcggcggcggctccggaCCCTGCTCCGCTCCCGGACCGCGCTCCTCCCTCTCCCGCTGCCCTCACACCGGActccgccgccgccgggccTTTTCCCGTGCCCGGTCCTGCCGCTGCCCGGGGCCgaggcggcggcgctgcccccCATGAGGATGGAGGCCCGGGAGGCggcgcgggcccggcccggcctggccTTCAAGGGTTTCGGCGCCGAGAGCAAGGTACGGAgtggggggcgcggggccggggcgtTCCCGGGCTCTGTTTCCACcgggccggagccgccgccgctcctTCCCTCACGGAACCGCCGCGGGATATGGGCGGGAAGCGGATTTGGGAATATTCGGGACAATTCTTCCGTCTCAGGGGATCCTAGGGCACTTCCAGCCGCGCTTTCTCTGGGGAAACCCAGCCTGGAAACCGCAGAAGTCAAATCCCAATCCCGTTTTTGGGAATTGCCGGTTCCCGGCGTGGGAATTCCGCCTGGAATGTGGCGGGAACGGGGAGCCCAAGTGTGGGACCCACCGCGGGTCTGGAGCTGCGAAATTCAGGATTTTCCCAGTAGTTTTTGGTTTCTTGCTGCTCCATAAATTCTCTCCATAAAATATGGGAGTTGTAACCTTTAGAagctgggaattttgggagtttggggagCTGTGATGGGTAGGAATTGCAAACCTTAGGAACTGTAAACTTGGGGAATTATTAATTTTAGGAAttgtgaattttgggaattgtgAAGTCTTGCCACCATTCCCAATCAACCCTGGGAAcacccttcccttttccctgtaaTTTTCCTGGATTCTTCCCTGGCATTTTCCCACTTCTAAGCAAAATATtggaatttttcccattcttttttccccccagtttttcctccccaaactcagcagcttctcctgccctgctgggaactcctcctgctccctcagctACACCCCAGGTGagttttccctctggaatttgggatttgggggtgttttccCTAAAAACAATGCCCGGAGAAGGGGAAATCTGGGTTTTTCTGGGAACTCCCAgtgtttttcccctcagaaattCCTGAAAGATTCCCAGGAGCCAACGGGCAGTGGAGGAGCTCCAAACCCAGAGGGAGCCGAGGCTCCTTCCTGGAGACCCGTAAAAATTCCAGGTGGGTGCAGCAGATCTCAGATTTCCACGTTTTGGttgatatttttgggggggttttagttggggttttggagttttGTGATTTGacaattttggggggggggtttatttttgggatttttggatggttttattttctttttgggggggattttttggtgggtttagtttgggattttggttATTTGCAGGAGaatgtttgagattttttggtggggatttggattcttggtggttttttttttatttgggagtTTGAAGCAGAGGGGATTCAGGGAATTtaattggggggtttggggatttttttttatttttttaatttgtgggatttttggggcttcATTTGGAATCTGGACCGTTTCGTTTCTCCTTCCGCGCAAccttttgtgattttatttgaGATTTGAAACCGATTTTTCAGGATTTGCAACAAACCTGCggtgtttttccttccttccagcgGGAACCCCAGcgcttttgggggaaaatccgCCCTCCATGGAGCCTCCTTCCCCCTGAAGCCGGCCCCGAGCCCCTCCTGGAGCCGCCGCAGCCCCAAGAAGGCCCCGCGGCGCTTCCTGAGCGCGGCCGAGGAGGTGACGGGGGAACCCGGGGGGATCCCAggggtttgtgggtttggggtgttccggcagagctgggaatggggaaatcctgggaaatccCGGGGGTTTGTGGGCTTGGGGTgttctggcagagctgggaatggggaaatcccaggaaatcccgggggtttgtggggttggggtgttccagcagagctgggaatggggaaatcctgggaaatccGGGGGTTGTGGGTTGGGTGTTCCGGcgagctgggaatggggaaatgggggtgtGTTGGGGTGTTCCcgagctgggaatggggatccaGGAATCCgggggtttgtggggttggGGTgttctggcagagctgggaatgggggaaatcctgggaaatcccgggggtttgtggggttggggtgttccagcagagctgggaatggggaaatcccaggaaatcccgggggtttgtggggttggggtgttccagcagagctgggaatggggaaatccCGGAAATCCCGGGGGTTTGTGGGGTTCGGGTGTTccggcagagctgggaatggggaaatcccaggaaatcccgggggtttgtggggttggGGTGTTccggcagagctgggaatggggaaatcccaggaaatcccgggggtttgtggggttggGGTGTTccggcagagctgggaatgggggaaatcctgggaaatccCGGGGGTTTGTGGGCTTGGGGTgttctggcagagctgggaatggggaaatccCGGGAAATCCCGGGGGTTTGTGGGCTTGGGGTGTTCCGGCCGAGCTGGTGGCACATCTGGCGTTAAACACCAAACTCCTGGGGTTTTCCAGCCctaaatcccaattttttggggggtttttctCAGCATTGCCTTCGTGGGATTCCACCAGATCCCTGAGTTTGGGGGGAATCGCTGGGATCAGTGGATTCCAGGGTTGTGAGAGGAGGTTTTCTGTGCTCTCTCCCCGCAGACGGTGCGGGAGGAGGAGCGGGAGATTTAccggcagctgctgcagatggtgACCGGGAAGAGATTCTCCAGCTGCAAACCCTCCCCGCTGCTCCCCTTCCACCCGTGAGTCGGGagcatcccaaaaaatccctgaaaaccTGCCCCAGTTCCCAAAGAACCTCAAAATCCCTGCTCggatcccaaaaaaccctctcCAAATCCCTGAAAGTCACCAGAGACCctgccaaaatcccaaagaaaccTGCCCAAATCCCAACCCTTCCCAAAAACTCTTTCctaaccccccaaaaaaaaaacctaaaccctCTCCCCAAATCTCAAATTTCCAGtcttttcccaggaatttcccTAACGgggtgttttgattttttttttttttttttgcagctccCGCTGTCCCCGTTCcggctcctccctgccccaggaggcTCCCAGGGAAGATCCCGAGGCACTGGAAATTCACAAAATTCCAGCTCCCGTTCCACattccccagagccaccccagaattcccaaaatccccccctgGGCCCCTGTCCGGGGTTTCCTGGGGGGTTCCAGCCCCGGAATTCCACGGCCCTACAGCAGCGGGAGGAGGAGCCGGGAGCCGAGGCACAGAGTGAAGGTAAAGATTCCTGAGAATTCTGGGAaagtaaccccaaaaacccccccaaaataccaaaatctCAAATAAAACAAGACCACaaataaaaccccccaaaaaatctgaaattaacaaaaaaaaatcccaaaaaactccccaatAAAGTCCCAAAGAAAATACCCCCgaaaatcccctaaatcccaaacaaaatgaaaccaaatcccaaataaccccaaaccctgggagAGGGATTTAAATTCTGTGGCCaatctgggatttttgttcAGGATTGGGAAATATTTGGGGTAGGAATCAAGGGGGACAGaaatccaggaatttttcccatttttagggtCAGATTCCGTCATTTTGCTCAAGGTCAAGGATTCCAGAACTCCAGCTCCAAGGTAAGGGGTACAAaatggggggattttggggatttttagggacacagggaggtgacaatgAAGAGGGACAGGGTGAGAATTTGGGAAATGAGGGAATTCTGGGGAAATTCCGGTATTTTTGGTCACTTCCAAccctcctttctctctctttccagcCTCCCCTTTTTCCAGGCCGAGCTATGGATCAAAGAGCTGTGAGTTAATATTCCCTGCTGtcttttcctgggatttttgcggtggaaaaaccaaaatcctgattttttgaATCAATTTGTCcatgaaaattttgttttttctaggACCAGTGTCTATGATTCCCGAGCCAGAGAGAGGTGGAGGCAAATAGAGGAGCAGAAAGCtctggccctgcagctccagagccaggtGAGAATTACACGGAAAAACACCCTGCACTGGGACAACTGGGGAAAAAgttggaaaacaggaaaaatcaactttttttaGGCCTTTGTTCTTCCCAGTCCTGGGataaacagcaaggaaaagagggaatatTGTCCCACATTGGAAACGACAGGAAATTTTGTCACTGGGAGGGTGGTCAGGGCTTGGAAAAGGAGTCAGAgtccagggaaatggggaaaaatgcagatgtggcacttgaggacagGGGTGGGTGGCTCTGTATGGGTTTAATTCCATGATCCCAGAGGTTTTCCCCAATTTTACTGATCCCAACCCCTCCTTTCCCCGCTCTGTCCCTCCTACAGCGCCTCTCGGAGCAGGAGGAAATGCAGATGTGGCGCTTGGGGACAGGCCTGGGTGGCTCTGTAAAGGTTTAATTCCATAATCCTGGAGGTTTATCCCGGTTTTATCAACCCCAACCCCTCGTTTCCCCGCTCTGTCCCCCCGCAgcggctgcaggagcaggagcgcCCCGTGCAGGACCTGGTGGATCTGCACCTGCGTGTGCCCCTGGAGAAGGAGATCCCGGTGGCCGTGGGGCCCGAGGGGCCGGaccgcgcccgccccggccaGGGCGACGACGACTTCCCGGAGATCACCGAGGTGGGGCTGCGGGCAggcagggggctctgggcacaggcGTGGGGCCCTGAGCCCTCCTCATGCTGAATTCATGGCTCAAGAATCAGTTTGGTGTTGAAcccctggggatttggggcagaaaaagcaggaattctgcCTCATCTGAGGTAGATCAGCTCAGGGAATTCACtccagggaattcctgggattcagggatttggggtcagttcAGCAGGAATTCTGCCTCATCTGATGTAGATCAGCTCAGGGAATTCACtccagggaattcctgggatttagggatttggggtcagttcAGCAGGAATTCTGCCTCATCTGATGTAGATCAGCTCAGGGAATTCACtccagggaattcctgggattcagggatttggggtcagttcAGCAGGAATTCTGCCTCATCTGATGTAGATCAGCTCAGGGAATTCATCTgccagggaattcctgggatttagggatttggggtcagttcAGCAGGAATTCTGCCTCATCTGATGTAGATCAGCTCAGGGAATTCACTCCAGGGAATTCActccagggatttggggtcagttcAGCAGGAATTCTGCCTCATCTGATGTAGATCAGCTCGGGGAATTCACtccagggaattcctgggatttggggtcagttcAGCAGGAATTCTGCCTCATCTGATGTAGATCAGCTCAGGGAATTCAGTTCAGGGAACTCCTGGGGtttgggcacagggatggagcccTGCGCCCTCATCCTGGTGAATTTATGGCTTAAGGGACAATTGGGCATTAAACCCTTGGGCATTTGGGgtcaggaaaagcaggaattccacCTGACCTTTCCCCaggaaatggagaaggaaaTCAAGAGCCTTTTCCGAGGAGGGAACCAGGACGAGGTGCTGAGCGAGGCTTTCCGCCTGACCATCACCAGGAAGGACATCCAGACCCTCAACAACCTCAACTGGCTCAACGACGAGGTGAGAGCCCagcaattcccatttcccacgCGTTTCCAGCAGCTTGGGAGGGGAAAGTGGTTGGGTTGGGTGTTGGGAGGGGGTTTGTGGGTTGGATTCCGCCCTGGACTGATAAATCTGTGGGGGAAGCTCcgcaaaataaaaataattgaatttatgTGGGGAATTAATGATACTGGGAGGATGGGATTGGTGTGAACAGGGGAAAACAATAAGTAAATCTTAAATACAGACCTAAATAAAGGCAAATTCCTAAAAATCCTTGAGTTTTCTCTGGAATGTTTTACTGCAATGGAGCTACTGCAAACCCCCATGGGTTTTTTGAAGGTTTTTATGCAAATCCTCCTTTTTGGGGCTTTATTCCCTAACTTTACACAGGGCCACAAATCCAAACaccataataaaataaataaaaatctactaaaaaaaaatcaaaaaccctgtctgt of Camarhynchus parvulus chromosome 29, STF_HiC, whole genome shotgun sequence contains these proteins:
- the SENP1 gene encoding sentrin-specific protease 1 isoform X1; its protein translation is MRMEAREAARARPGLAFKGFGAESKFFLPKLSSFSCPAGNSSCSLSYTPVFFPSEIPERFPGANGQWRSSKPRGSRGSFLETRKNSRICNKPAVFFLPSSGNPSAFGGKSALHGASFPLKPAPSPSWSRRSPKKAPRRFLSAAEETVREEEREIYRQLLQMVTGKRFSSCKPSPLLPFHPSRCPRSGSSLPQEAPREDPEALEIHKIPAPVPHSPEPPQNSQNPPLGPCPGFPGGFQPRNSTALQQREEEPGAEAQSEGSDSVILLKVKDSRTPAPSLPFFQAELWIKELTSVYDSRARERWRQIEEQKALALQLQSQRLQEQERPVQDLVDLHLRVPLEKEIPVAVGPEGPDRARPGQGDDDFPEITEEMEKEIKSLFRGGNQDEVLSEAFRLTITRKDIQTLNNLNWLNDEIINFYMNLLMERSKDKDLPAVHAFNTFFFTKLKTAGYQAVKRWTKKVDIFSVDLLLVPIHLGVHWCLAVVDFRKKTITYYDSMGGINSEACRILLQYLKQESLDKKRKEFDTNGWALLSKKSQEIPQQMNGSDCGMFACRYAECISKDKPINFTQQHMPYFRKRMAWEILHRKLL
- the SENP1 gene encoding sentrin-specific protease 1 isoform X3, translated to MRMEAREAARARPGLAFKGFGAESKFFLPKLSSFSCPAGNSSCSLSYTPVFFPSEIPERFPGANGQWRSSKPRGSRGSFLETRKNSSGNPSAFGGKSALHGASFPLKPAPSPSWSRRSPKKAPRRFLSAAEETVREEEREIYRQLLQMVTGKRFSSCKPSPLLPFHPSRCPRSGSSLPQEAPREDPEALEIHKIPAPVPHSPEPPQNSQNPPLGPCPGFPGGFQPRNSTALQQREEEPGAEAQSEGSDSVILLKVKDSRTPAPSLPFFQAELWIKELTSVYDSRARERWRQIEEQKALALQLQSQRLQEQERPVQDLVDLHLRVPLEKEIPVAVGPEGPDRARPGQGDDDFPEITEEMEKEIKSLFRGGNQDEVLSEAFRLTITRKDIQTLNNLNWLNDEIINFYMNLLMERSKDKDLPAVHAFNTFFFTKLKTAGYQAVKRWTKKVDIFSVDLLLVPIHLGVHWCLAVVDFRKKTITYYDSMGGINSEACRILLQYLKQESLDKKRKEFDTNGWALLSKKSQEIPQQMNGSDCGMFACRYAECISKDKPINFTQQHMPYFRKRMAWEILHRKLL
- the SENP1 gene encoding sentrin-specific protease 1 isoform X2; the protein is MRMEAREAARARPGLAFKGFGAESKFFLPKLSSFSCPAGNSSCSLSYTPEIPERFPGANGQWRSSKPRGSRGSFLETRKNSRICNKPAVFFLPSSGNPSAFGGKSALHGASFPLKPAPSPSWSRRSPKKAPRRFLSAAEETVREEEREIYRQLLQMVTGKRFSSCKPSPLLPFHPSRCPRSGSSLPQEAPREDPEALEIHKIPAPVPHSPEPPQNSQNPPLGPCPGFPGGFQPRNSTALQQREEEPGAEAQSEGSDSVILLKVKDSRTPAPSLPFFQAELWIKELTSVYDSRARERWRQIEEQKALALQLQSQRLQEQERPVQDLVDLHLRVPLEKEIPVAVGPEGPDRARPGQGDDDFPEITEEMEKEIKSLFRGGNQDEVLSEAFRLTITRKDIQTLNNLNWLNDEIINFYMNLLMERSKDKDLPAVHAFNTFFFTKLKTAGYQAVKRWTKKVDIFSVDLLLVPIHLGVHWCLAVVDFRKKTITYYDSMGGINSEACRILLQYLKQESLDKKRKEFDTNGWALLSKKSQEIPQQMNGSDCGMFACRYAECISKDKPINFTQQHMPYFRKRMAWEILHRKLL
- the SENP1 gene encoding sentrin-specific protease 1 isoform X4 — encoded protein: MRMEAREAARARPGLAFKGFGAESKFFLPKLSSFSCPAGNSSCSLSYTPEIPERFPGANGQWRSSKPRGSRGSFLETRKNSSGNPSAFGGKSALHGASFPLKPAPSPSWSRRSPKKAPRRFLSAAEETVREEEREIYRQLLQMVTGKRFSSCKPSPLLPFHPSRCPRSGSSLPQEAPREDPEALEIHKIPAPVPHSPEPPQNSQNPPLGPCPGFPGGFQPRNSTALQQREEEPGAEAQSEGSDSVILLKVKDSRTPAPSLPFFQAELWIKELTSVYDSRARERWRQIEEQKALALQLQSQRLQEQERPVQDLVDLHLRVPLEKEIPVAVGPEGPDRARPGQGDDDFPEITEEMEKEIKSLFRGGNQDEVLSEAFRLTITRKDIQTLNNLNWLNDEIINFYMNLLMERSKDKDLPAVHAFNTFFFTKLKTAGYQAVKRWTKKVDIFSVDLLLVPIHLGVHWCLAVVDFRKKTITYYDSMGGINSEACRILLQYLKQESLDKKRKEFDTNGWALLSKKSQEIPQQMNGSDCGMFACRYAECISKDKPINFTQQHMPYFRKRMAWEILHRKLL